One region of Hemiscyllium ocellatum isolate sHemOce1 chromosome 4, sHemOce1.pat.X.cur, whole genome shotgun sequence genomic DNA includes:
- the mos gene encoding proto-oncogene serine/threonine-protein kinase mos — MPSPIPISQFLPRSLTPTKSLRPCSSPNQFQGCRFSCAKPSRALQRRSWCTVIWAELKLLDLLGSGGFGWVYKGTYYGQIVAIKKVRKCVKNKLAARQSFWAELNVAHLLHENIVRVVAATTSVPANPEDEDSVGTIIMEYAGGTSLDHRIYNCTEPLEMKGCLTFSHDIVSGLSFIHSHHIVHLDLKPANVFITEAGRCKIGDFGCSLKLPIDRDLTPNGQLRHLAGTYTHRAPELLKGGRATLKADIYSFAITLWQMMSRDQPYSGDRQCVMYAVVAYNRRPTFSTIFDESSLGRAIRSIISKCWECEPNRRPSAVELLENINCLEAQL; from the coding sequence ATGCCATCACCCATCCCAATTTCCCAGTTTTTGCCGAGGAGTTTAACACCGACCAAATCCCTGAGGCCTTGTAGTAGCCCCAACCAGTTTCAGGGCTGCCGTTTCTCTTGTGCAAAGCCATCTCGGGCGTTACAACGGCGCTCTTGGTGTACGGTAATTTGGGCTGAACTGAAGTTACTTGATCTTTTGGGTTCTGGTGGTTTCGGTTGGGTTTATAAAGGAACTTATTATGGTCAAATTGTTGCAATAAAAAAAGTGAGAAAATGCGTAAAGAACAAACTGGCTGCTCGGCAGAGTTTTTGGGCAGAATTGAACGTCGCTCACCTGCTGCATGAGAACATTGTGAGGGTTGTAGCAGCTACAACGTCTGTTCCCGCAAATCCAGAGGACGAGGACAGTGTGGGCACCATCATCATGGAGTACGCAGGAGGAACAAGCCTAGATCACAGAATTTACAACTGTACGGAACCCCTGGAAATGAAGGGATGTTTAACATTTTCTCATGATATTGTCAGTGGACTGAGTTTCATACACAGTCACCACATAGTACACTTGGATCTGAAACCAGCTAACGTCTTCATTACCGAGGCCGGGCGGTGTAAAATCGGAGATTTTGGGTGTTCTCTCAAATTACCAATCGACCGTGACTTGACTCCTAATGGCCAATTGCGGCACCTTGCTGGTACCTACACTCACCGGGCACCTGAGCTTCTGAAAGGTGGTCGTGCTACTTTAAAGGCGGATATTTATTCTTTTGCGATCACTCTCTGGCAGATGATGAGTAGGGATCAGCCCTATTCCGGCGATCGTCAGTGCGTGATGTATGCTGTAGTGGCTTATAACCGACGTCCAACTTTCTCCACAATTTTCGATGAATCCTCGTTGGGCCGCGCGATTCGATCAATCATCAGTAAATGCTGGGAATGTGAACCAAACCGTAGACCGAGTGCAGTAGAATTACTAGAAAATATTAACTGCTTAGAAGCACAGCTATAG